One window from the genome of Lacerta agilis isolate rLacAgi1 chromosome 16, rLacAgi1.pri, whole genome shotgun sequence encodes:
- the INIP gene encoding SOSS complex subunit C isoform X1 has protein sequence MASNPPGQGFQNKNRVAILAELDKEKRKLLMQNQSSTNHPGARVLQPLFQTYELPILKTMDPCISLARSSLNKDFRDHAEQQHIAAQQKAALQHAHAHSSGYFITQDSAFGNLILPVLPRLESE, from the exons ATGGCTTCCAATCCTCCTGGACAAG GCTTTCAGAATAAGAACAGGGTTGCGATCTTGGCTGAGCTTGACAAAGAGAAGAGGAAGCTACTGATGCAAAACCAGTCTTCCACGAATCACCCCGGAGCCAG AGTTCTGCAGCCACTCTTCCAAACATATGAACTCCCCATCCTGAAGACTATGGACCCCTG CATCTCTCTAGCTAGATCCTCCCTTAACAAGGATTTCCGCGATCACGCTGAGCAGCAGCACATAGCGGCACAGCAAAAGGCCGCTCTGCAG caTGCTCATGCACATTCTTCAGGATACTTTATAACCCAAGACTCTGCCTTTGGAAACCTTATTCTCCCTGTGTTGCCACGACTTGAGTCAGAGTGA
- the INIP gene encoding SOSS complex subunit C isoform X2, whose protein sequence is MASNPPGQGFQNKNRVAILAELDKEKRKLLMQNQSSTNHPGASISLARSSLNKDFRDHAEQQHIAAQQKAALQHAHAHSSGYFITQDSAFGNLILPVLPRLESE, encoded by the exons ATGGCTTCCAATCCTCCTGGACAAG GCTTTCAGAATAAGAACAGGGTTGCGATCTTGGCTGAGCTTGACAAAGAGAAGAGGAAGCTACTGATGCAAAACCAGTCTTCCACGAATCACCCCGGAGCCAG CATCTCTCTAGCTAGATCCTCCCTTAACAAGGATTTCCGCGATCACGCTGAGCAGCAGCACATAGCGGCACAGCAAAAGGCCGCTCTGCAG caTGCTCATGCACATTCTTCAGGATACTTTATAACCCAAGACTCTGCCTTTGGAAACCTTATTCTCCCTGTGTTGCCACGACTTGAGTCAGAGTGA